A genomic window from Brassica oleracea var. oleracea cultivar TO1000 chromosome C8, BOL, whole genome shotgun sequence includes:
- the LOC106312013 gene encoding stress response protein nst1-like has translation MCILCVIQKWSRQVATMLPWFVIPLIGLWALSQLLPPAFRFEITSPRLACVFVLLVTLFWYEVLMPQLSTWRVRRNARLRERARLEAIQLQKLKKNATRRCRNCSTPYRDQNPGGGKFMCSYCGHISKRPVLDMPGLDISGSGILKELVGRGGKILNGKGWSEHGCLNRQEWCESSTLSNRSNYWRTNGGDTFDGDENCLVENSYSGGVVFACRLLTSLFMSIRWLWRKIFRFSSVDDSSLDPEQRRLLAKQGENGSSFHESRIEKARRKAEEKRQARLEKELSEEEERKQREEVARLVEERRKLRDEAEKCSKVVLAAKEKIIKEAEKKRQERRKERNKASSKCSSDGKEHDKKTGKETAQKRNVDKNDHLEHDRHSHDRGSNMEKRYGHGVENNATSNDTKSGGRYFDRMKGTILSSSKAFSDSRLFGRAVTTSATSAKENKPIGSADNFHTPAHTNPPELVAVKSFLNEVETNANPSVVTEPMPTREPRKAWHQLFARSTSVPVSSSVSTISRPSTKPQEASQTSHVSSQVSSIRTFDNPISFGLPSPFAIPLCSSGSTTSSLGFSPPTEIAFAQPGEDEHFEDPCYVPDPISLLGPVSKSLDLRAGYETGIGLAKHRAMKNSPTCEISKPSPIESPLSKSRAADEKQANDGSWQMWKSPLGQTGLGLVGGSANWIMPSETTRTNEESCMHHVPHHITSSLFAKEDAYSHRDSPESDHQNSVFSPITGGPSNHDPWSQNMFFPALSGTESPFSYSIQTESILLNNAAEYRSPTGSAQDNPFEHPSPNHWLKKVKGSGDGTGK, from the exons ATGTGTATATTGTGCGTTATTCAAAAGTGGTCTCGCCAGGTTGCAACGATGCTGCCTTGGTTTGTTATACCTTTGATTGGACTATGGGCTCTCTCTCAGCTTCTTCCACCTGCTTTTCGTTTCGAGATTACTTCTCCCAGGCTTGCTTGTGTGTTTGTGCTTTTGGTTACTCTCTTCTGGTACGAGGTTTTGATGCCTCAGCTTTCCACTTGGCGTGTGAGGAGAAATGCTAGGCTTAGGGAGAGAGCGAGATTAGAAGCTATTCAACTACAGAAGCTAAAGAAAAATGCGACTAGGCGTTGCCGTAACTGCTCTACGCCTTATAGGGACCAGAATCCAG GTGGTGGAAAATTCATGTGTTCGTATTGTGGGCATATATCAAAAAGACCTGTTTTAGATATGCCCGGATTAGACATTTCTGGTTCAGGGATTTTGAAGGAACTTGTTGGAAGAGGTGGAAAGATTTTGAATGGGAAAGGATGGAGTGAGCACGGATGTTTAAACAGGCAAGAGTGGTGTGAG AGCAGCACGTTGAGTAACAGGTCAAACTATTGGCGGACTAACGGTGGTGATACATTTGATGGAGATGAAAATTGTTTGGTGGAGAATTCGTATTCTGGTGGTGTTGTTTTTGCTTGCAGGCTGCTGACTTCTCTTTTTATGAGCATTAGGTGGCTTTGGAGAAAGATTTTTAGGTTTAGCTCAGTTGATGATTCATCACTTGACCCTGAGCAGAGACGGTTACTGGCTAAACAGGGTGAGAATGGGTCCAGCTTTCACGAGAGTAGGATAGAAAAGGCACGTAGAAAAGCGGAGGAGAAAAGACAAGCTAGACTGGAGAAGGAGCTTTCAGAGGAGGAAGAGAGAAAACAAAGAGAAGAAGTTGCAAGACTAGTGGAAGAACGGAGAAAGCTGAGAGATGAGGCCGAGAAATGCAGCAAAGTAGTACTGGCTGCCAAGGAGAAAATCATCAAAGAGGCGGAAAAGAAGCGTCAGGAGAGAAGGAAAGAGAGGAATAAAGCCTCAAGTAAGTGCAGTTCTGATGGTAAAGAGCATGACAAGAAAACAGGAAAGGAAACCGCGCAGAAGCGCAATGTTGATAAGAATGATCATCTGGAACATGATAGGCATTCACATGATAGGGGCTCCAACATGGAAAAGAGATATGGACATGGTGTAGAGAATAATGCCACTAGTAACGATACAAAATCTGGTGGTCGGTACTTTGATCGAATGAAGGGTACAATCTTATCTTCTTCTAAGGCTTTCAGTGATAGCCGTTTATTTGGGAGAGCCGTTACTACGTCTGCTACTAGCGCAAAGGAAAATAAACCCATCGGTTCTGCAGATAATTTCCATACCCCTGCTCATACTAATCCTCCCGAACTCGTGGCTGTGAAATCTTTTCTTAATGAAGTGGAGACGAATGCTAATCCTTCA GTGGTTACTGAGCCAATGCCGACAAGAGAACCTAGAAAAGCATGGCACCAACTGTTTGCCCGTTCAACTTCTGTTCCTGTTTCCTCGAGTGTTAGTACTATAAGTAGACCTAGTACAAAGCCCCAGGAAGCTTCTCAGACCTCACATGTATCCAGTCAAGTTTCCTCAATACGAACCTTTGACAATCCCATCAGTTTTGGCCTCCCATCACCTTTCGCCATACCACTGTGCTCTAGTGGATCCACTACCAGTAGTTTAGGTTTCTCACCTCCAACAGAGATTGCTTTCGCTCAACCTGGTGAAGATGAACATTTTGAAGATCCATGTTATGTTCCGGATCCTATATCTCTACTGGGACCTGTTTCAAAATCTCTTGATCTAAGGGCTGGGTATGAAACTGGAATAGGACTGGCAAAACACCGTGCAATGAAGAATTCACCTACATGTGAAATCAGCAAGCCGTCGCCAATTGAATCTCCTTTGTCCAAATCACGGGCTGCGGATGAAAAACAAGCTAACGACGGAAGCTGGCAAATGTGGAAGAGCCCCCTTGGCCAAACTGGTCTTGGTTTAGTTGGTGGGTCAGCAAACTGGATCATGCCTTCAGAGACAACTAGAACTAACGAGGAAAGTTGTATGCATCATGTGCCTCATCATATAACATCCTCATTATTTGCAAAAGAGGATGCTTATTCACATAGGGACAGTCCTGAAAGTGATCACCAAAACAGCGTATTCAGCCCCATTACTGGTGGTCCAAGCAACCATGATCCTTGGTCGCAGAATATGTTCTTCCCTGCATTATCTGGCACGGAGAGTCCTTTTTCTTATAGCATACAAACAGAAAGCATTCTCTTGAACAATGCAGCGGAGTACAGGAGCCCAACTGGATCTGCTCAAGACAATCCATTTGAACACCCTTCTCCGAATCACTGGCTCAA GAAAGTGAAGGGCTCAGGGGATGGGACTGGGAAGTAA
- the LOC106308000 gene encoding non-specific lipid-transfer protein 5, translated as MEGLLKLSTLVIVCMLVSAPMASEAAISCGAVASNLGQCINYLTRGGFVPRGCCSGVRRLNSMARTTRDRQQACRCIQGAARALGSRLNPGRAARLPGACRVRIAYPISARTNCNKVR; from the exons ATGGAGGGGCTCTTAAAGTTGTCGACGTTGGTGATTGTGTGCATGTTAGTGTCCGCTCCAATGGCGTCCGAGGCAGCAATCTCTTGCGGCGCAGTCGCCAGCAACTTAGGCCAATGCATTAACTACCTGACCCGAGGTGGTTTCGTTCCTCGAGGGTGTTGTTCTGGCGTTAGGAGGCTCAACAGCATGGCTCGTACCACCCGTGACCGCCAACAAGCTTGTCGCTGCATCCAAGGAGCAGCTAGAGCCTTGGGTTCCAGACTTAACCCAGGCCGTGCTGCACGTCTTCCTGGTGCTTGCCGTGTTAGGATCGCTTACCCCATCAGCGCAAGAACCAACTGTAACAA AGTCAGGTGA
- the LOC106312259 gene encoding probable serine/threonine-protein kinase WNK5 yields MYTTDISSTAAGTSNDSNPYVETDPSGRYGRFREVLGKGAMKTVYKAFDQVLGMEVAWNQVKLNEIFRSHEALQRLYSEVHLLKNLNHESIIRYCTSWIDINRRTFNFITELFTSGTLREYRRKYQKVDIRAIKSWSRQILNGLAYMHGHDPPVIHRDLKCDNIFVNGHLGQVKIGDLGLAAVLRESQQAHSVIGTPEFMAPELYDEEYNQLVDIYSFGMCVLEMLTGEYPYIECDNPAQIYKKVTSGTLPRSFRLIQNIEAKRFVGKCLETVSKRLSAKELLEDPFLAMTDEGDLAPLSRLPSQLAIQNLAANGTVVEPLPSVIDPARTTDMSITGRMNSEDHTIFLQVQISDGNGYMRNIHFPFSIVSDTPLEVALEMVKELEITDWDPLEIAAMIENEISLLVPNWSAHEDPSLLHHSFGHEDDDDNGRRTRPFYSAACSPDPPVAVKDNKNNSVEDLCLRHHSFGYEDDDDSGEGEGRRPLPFYSASCSPEPPVAVKGNNNNALEDDPSLQHQSFGQEDDDDTVQGGGRRTLPFSSASSSYDSPVAVTDNDKAHEDPSLLHHNLGDEDDDTRKTSLFYSAACSLDPHVAVTDNEGSSNDDGSGRGSNTLLSSSTYQQHSPPVEDDDQSPQQRRRRLRLHKMKSLVDTRTQVLHRSLMELINRHTRRGRGSNTNLNELQHQPVADFLRRS; encoded by the exons ATGTACACGACGGATATTTCTTCCACCGCCGCCGGAACTTCCAATGATTCGAACCCTTACGTCGAGACTGATCCTTCCGGTCGCTATGGTCGC TTCAGGGAAGTACTTGGCAAGGGAGCAATGAAGACGGTTTACAAAGCCTTTGACCAAGTTCTAGGTATGGAAGTGGCATGGAACCAAGTTAAGCTCAACGAGATCTTCCGTTCACACGAGGCCTTACAGCGCCTCTACTCCGAAGTTCACCTCCTCAAGAACCTCAACCACGAGTCCATTATCCGCTACTGCACCTCTTGGATCGACATCAACCGCAGGACGTTCAACTTCATCACTGAGCTCTTCACATCAGGCACTCTTAGAGA GTATCGAAGGAAGTATCAAAAGGTTGATATCAGGGCTATCAAGAGCTGGTCACGCCAGATTCTGAATGGTCTTGCTTACATGCACGGACATGATCCTCCTGTTATTCATAGAGATCTTAAATGTGATAATATCTTTGTTAATGGTCACCTTGGGCAAGTCAAGATTGGTGACTTGGGCTTAGCTGCTGTCCTCCGAGAATCACAGCAAGCTCACAGCGTCATAGGAACGCCTGAGTTCATGGCGCCAGAGCTGTATGATGAAGAATACAACCAGCTCGTCGACATTTATTCATTTGGTATGTGCGTCCTTGAGATGCTTACCGGTGAGTACCCTTACATCGAATGCGACAACCCTGCACAGATATACAAGAAAGTCACATCG GGGACGTTGCCTCGGTCTTTCCGTCTCATCCAGAACATAGAGGCCAAGCGTTTTGTTGGTAAGTGCTTGGAAACTGTTTCAAAGAGATTGTCTGCAAAGGAGCTCTTGGAGGACCCGTTCCTCGCCATGACTGATGAGGGAGATCTAGCGCCTCTTTCTAGATTGCCCTCACAGCTAGCTATTCAGAACTTGGCTGCAAATGGAACGGTGGTGGAGCCTCTGCCTTCAGTGATTGATCCAGCTAGAACGACAGACATGTCGATAACAGGAAGGATGAACTCCGAAGACCACACCATCTTTCTACAAGTGCAGATTTCAGATGGCAATG GTTACATGAGGAACATTCACTTCCCTTTCAGCATTGTAAGCGACACACCTCTTGAAGTAGCTTTGGAGATGGTGAAGGAGCTTGAGATCACTGATTGGGATCCTTTGGAGATTGCTGCAATGATTGAAAATGAGATATCTTTGCTCGTCCCAAACTGGAGTGCCCATGAGGACCCTTCTCTTCTGCACCACAGCTTTGGTCATGAAGATGATGACGACAATGGACGAAGAACACGCCCTTTCTACTCTGCTGCTTGCTCTCCCGACCCTCCTGTAGCAGTCAAAGACAATAAAAACAACTCCGTTGAGGACCTTTGTCTCCGACACCACAGTTTTGGTTATGAAGATGATGACGACAGTGGCGAGGGAGAAGGAAGAAGACCACTCCCTTTCTACTCTGCTTCTTGCTCTCCCGAACCTCCTGTAGCAGTTAAAGGGAACAACAACAACGCCCTTGAGGACGACCCTTCTCTCCAGCACCAAAGCTTTGGTCAAGAAGATGATGACGACACTGTCCAGGGAGGGGGAAGAAGAACACTCCCATTCTCCTCTGCTTCTTCCTCTTACGACTCTCCTGTAGCAGTTACAGACAACGACAAAGCCCATGAGGACCCTTCTCTCCTGCACCACAACTTAGGTGATGAAGATGACGACACACGAAAAACAAGCCTTTTCTACTCTGCTGCTTGCTCTCTCGATCCTCATGTAGCAGTTACAGACAACGAGGGTTCAAGTAACGATGATGGCAGTGGTAGAGGCTCTAATACTTTGTTGAGTTCTTCGACATACCAACAACACTCTCCTCCCGTTGAGGATGATGATCAAAGCCCGCAACAACGGAGGAGAAGGTTAAGGTTACATAAGATGAAATCGCTTGTGGACACGAGAACGCAGGTGCTGCACCGATCGCTCATGGAGTTGATCAACAGGCACACCAGGCGTGGGCGTGGCTCTAATACGAACTTGAACGAGTTACAACATCAACCCGTTGCTGACTTCTTGAGACGATCTTGA